The following are encoded together in the Bacillus cereus group sp. RP43 genome:
- a CDS encoding molybdenum cofactor biosynthesis protein MoaE, which translates to MGQARFEIVDTSIVVEEVTNKVARREAGAITTFIGTVRELTKGKRTLHLEYEAYKPMAVKKLTEIGEEIKKKWPDAKIAITHRVGRLEIMDIAVVIAVSSPHRKVAYDANEYAIERIKRIVPIWKKEFWEDGTEWIGDQLENTPYPEGKPKKED; encoded by the coding sequence ATGGGACAAGCTCGATTTGAAATTGTCGATACTTCGATTGTAGTGGAAGAAGTAACGAATAAAGTAGCAAGACGAGAAGCAGGGGCCATTACAACTTTTATTGGAACGGTAAGAGAATTAACGAAAGGAAAACGAACGTTACATCTTGAGTATGAAGCTTATAAACCGATGGCAGTAAAAAAGCTTACTGAAATCGGAGAAGAAATTAAGAAAAAATGGCCGGATGCAAAAATAGCAATCACGCACCGAGTAGGCCGACTAGAAATAATGGATATTGCCGTTGTCATTGCAGTATCTTCGCCGCATCGTAAAGTAGCGTACGATGCGAATGAATACGCAATTGAACGTATAAAGAGAATCGTCCCAATTTGGAAAAAAGAATTTTGGGAAGATGGAACGGAGTGGATTGGAGATCAACTTGAAAATACGCCCTATCCAGAAGGAAAACCAAAGAAAGAAGACTGA
- the moaD gene encoding molybdopterin converting factor subunit 1 yields the protein MITILLFANLREEVGSEKLVIIEKREMNVQQLKKWLEDKYQLQTLDKVMVAINEEFVTDEDIVKAGDTVAFIPPVSGG from the coding sequence ATGATTACAATTTTACTGTTCGCAAACTTACGAGAAGAAGTCGGTTCAGAGAAGTTAGTGATAATAGAAAAACGAGAGATGAATGTTCAACAATTAAAAAAATGGCTGGAAGATAAGTATCAATTACAGACGCTAGATAAAGTGATGGTTGCGATTAATGAAGAATTTGTAACGGACGAAGATATTGTAAAAGCTGGAGATACTGTTGCATTTATCCCGCCCGTAAGTGGGGGGTAA
- a CDS encoding flagellar motor switch protein FliN, whose amino-acid sequence MKLQDDIPLTIYFEIGNTKKKIEDLLHITKGTLYRLENSTKNTVRLMLENEEIGTGKILTKNGKMYVEIVELKR is encoded by the coding sequence TTGAAATTACAAGATGATATTCCGTTAACAATTTATTTTGAAATCGGAAATACGAAAAAGAAAATTGAAGATCTGCTTCATATTACGAAAGGTACATTGTATCGTCTTGAAAATTCAACGAAAAATACGGTGCGTCTTATGCTTGAGAATGAAGAGATTGGAACCGGAAAGATTTTGACGAAGAATGGGAAAATGTACGTTGAAATCGTTGAATTGAAAAGGTAG
- a CDS encoding flagellin, with protein sequence MRIGTNVLSLNARQSLYENEKRMNVAMERLATGKKLNNASGNPANIAIVTRMHARASGMRVAIRNNEDAISMLRTAEAALQTVTNILQRMRDLAVQSANGTNSNKNRDALNKEFQSLTEQIGYIGETTEFNDLSVFDGQNRPITLDDIGHTVDITKYIPPSPTQHDIKISAEQEARVAIRKIEEALQNVSLHRADLGAMINRLQFNMENLNSQSTALTDAASRIEDADMAQEMSDFLKFKLLTEVALSMVSQANQIPQMVSKLLQS encoded by the coding sequence ATGCGTATTGGCACGAATGTTTTGAGCTTGAATGCTAGGCAGTCGTTGTATGAGAATGAGAAACGTATGAATGTTGCAATGGAGCGTTTAGCAACTGGTAAGAAGCTAAATAATGCTTCTGGTAATCCCGCTAATATTGCGATTGTGACTCGTATGCATGCGAGAGCGAGTGGTATGCGCGTTGCGATTCGTAATAATGAGGATGCGATATCAATGCTTCGTACAGCGGAAGCTGCTCTTCAAACGGTTACGAATATTTTGCAGCGTATGCGTGATTTAGCCGTTCAATCTGCGAATGGTACAAATTCTAATAAAAACCGTGATGCGCTGAATAAAGAGTTTCAATCTTTAACAGAACAAATTGGCTATATCGGTGAGACAACTGAGTTTAATGATTTATCTGTATTTGACGGACAAAACCGTCCTATTACATTAGATGATATCGGTCATACAGTAGATATCACGAAATATATTCCCCCTTCCCCTACACAACATGACATCAAGATTTCAGCAGAACAAGAAGCAAGAGTGGCGATTCGTAAAATTGAAGAGGCTTTACAAAATGTATCACTTCACCGTGCTGATCTGGGTGCAATGATAAATCGTCTGCAATTTAATATGGAAAATTTAAATAGTCAAAGTACAGCGTTAACAGATGCTGCTTCTCGAATTGAAGATGCGGATATGGCGCAGGAGATGAGTGATTTTTTAAAGTTTAAATTATTAACCGAAGTTGCGCTTAGTATGGTTTCGCAGGCTAATCAAATTCCACAAATGGTCTCTAAGTTATTACAATCTTAA
- a CDS encoding transglycosylase SLT domain-containing protein has product MVVGNIVKEVLAYKKGQIQQKLSSPQAFVSSRFQDQLQSEPAKETKVAKEPVKIEDMSQPVQSTKIETVVNKPEEPINKVEEAAKPGEKSETKKVDEVQVAQKEFERRFSETKNEPTDTWGLTNKYNIQKIRSSNKGKYEDIIDRVSNTYGIPKTLIQKMIEVESNFNPKTVSHAGAMGLMQLMPANVKEMGIKNPFSPAESIEGGVKELSGYLKKNNGDLVLALASYNAGPGNVRKYGGVPPFKETQGYIKKILNIDVSK; this is encoded by the coding sequence ATGGTAGTTGGAAATATAGTAAAAGAAGTTCTTGCATATAAAAAAGGACAAATTCAGCAAAAGTTAAGTAGTCCGCAGGCGTTCGTTAGTAGTCGTTTTCAAGATCAATTGCAGAGTGAACCTGCGAAGGAGACGAAAGTTGCTAAAGAGCCGGTAAAAATAGAAGATATGAGTCAGCCGGTACAATCTACGAAAATAGAAACGGTTGTTAATAAACCGGAAGAACCTATTAATAAAGTAGAGGAAGCGGCTAAGCCTGGGGAGAAATCTGAAACGAAGAAAGTAGATGAAGTGCAAGTTGCACAAAAAGAGTTTGAGCGACGTTTCTCAGAAACGAAAAATGAGCCTACTGATACGTGGGGATTAACGAATAAATATAATATTCAGAAAATACGTTCTTCAAATAAAGGTAAGTATGAGGATATTATTGATCGCGTAAGTAATACATATGGAATTCCGAAAACGTTAATTCAAAAAATGATTGAAGTAGAGTCTAATTTTAATCCGAAAACGGTGTCACATGCAGGGGCGATGGGGCTTATGCAACTTATGCCAGCGAATGTGAAAGAGATGGGTATAAAAAATCCATTTTCACCAGCTGAAAGTATTGAAGGCGGCGTGAAAGAGTTAAGTGGTTATTTAAAGAAAAATAACGGTGATCTCGTATTGGCGCTTGCTTCTTATAATGCTGGTCCTGGTAATGTGAGAAAGTACGGAGGCGTACCACCATTTAAAGAAACGCAAGGATATATTAAAAAAATATTAAATATCGACGTTTCGAAATAG
- a CDS encoding P-loop NTPase, translated as MMITHEQIMNALSHVEDPELHKSIVELNMVRNIQIDGTEVGLEVVLTIQGCPLKAKIQQDIEDSLRNIGASKVSLTFGSMTPEERAALTESLKKEARTETGMPSMLRHDSGVRFITVTSGKGGVGKSTVTINLATALARMGKKVGILDADIYGFSIPAMMETNEKPTMIDQTAIPVVSHGVKIMSMGFFTDGNNPVMWRGPMLNKWIQNFLANTHWGELDYLLLDLPPGTGDVAIDVAAMIPQAKEIIVTTPHNVASFVASRVGVMAKHTKHDILGIIENMAYYEEQDGSRNYLFGKGGGEMLAEQLQTEVIAQIPFAKREENNGSCVYDEDSFVGEMFTSLAEDLIYKG; from the coding sequence ATGATGATTACTCACGAACAGATTATGAACGCTTTAAGCCATGTAGAAGATCCAGAGTTACACAAAAGTATTGTGGAATTAAATATGGTAAGAAATATACAAATTGATGGTACAGAGGTTGGGCTAGAAGTAGTTTTAACAATTCAAGGTTGTCCGTTAAAGGCGAAAATTCAACAAGATATTGAAGACTCTCTTCGAAACATTGGAGCATCAAAAGTTTCTTTAACATTCGGTTCGATGACACCAGAAGAACGAGCGGCATTAACGGAGTCTTTAAAGAAAGAAGCTAGAACAGAAACAGGAATGCCTAGTATGCTTCGACATGATTCTGGTGTACGTTTTATTACTGTAACGAGCGGAAAGGGAGGGGTCGGAAAATCAACTGTGACAATTAACCTTGCTACTGCTTTAGCACGTATGGGGAAAAAGGTTGGGATTTTAGATGCAGATATATATGGGTTCAGTATTCCAGCTATGATGGAAACGAATGAAAAGCCAACAATGATCGATCAAACCGCAATTCCAGTCGTTAGTCATGGTGTTAAAATTATGTCGATGGGATTCTTTACAGATGGGAATAACCCAGTAATGTGGCGCGGACCGATGTTAAACAAATGGATTCAAAACTTCCTTGCGAACACGCACTGGGGAGAATTAGACTATCTTCTTCTAGATTTACCACCTGGAACAGGAGACGTTGCGATAGATGTCGCTGCAATGATTCCGCAAGCGAAGGAAATTATCGTTACAACGCCTCATAACGTAGCATCATTTGTCGCTTCTAGAGTAGGCGTAATGGCAAAACATACGAAACACGACATTTTAGGTATCATTGAAAACATGGCATATTACGAAGAACAAGATGGCTCAAGAAACTATCTTTTTGGAAAAGGTGGCGGCGAAATGTTAGCAGAACAACTGCAAACAGAAGTAATCGCTCAAATACCGTTTGCGAAGCGGGAAGAAAATAATGGTTCATGTGTATATGACGAAGATTCGTTTGTTGGGGAGATGTTTACTTCTTTAGCGGAGGATCTTATTTATAAAGGATAG
- a CDS encoding flagellin: MRINTNINSMRTQEYMRQNQAKMSNAMDRLSSGKRINNASDDAAGLAIATRMRSRESGLNVAANNTQDGISLIRTADSALGSVSNILLRMRDLANQSANGTNTSDNQAAMQKEFAELQKQITYISENTQFNDKNLLQSNSSIKIQTLDSSDGNQQIGIDLKSASLKSLGIEELAIGASANPLAKATVEASEAYDKAKADTAAFKTSIDTLANGAPGAEKDAALLVKAYIEAAPADKANKKVDMDAVDAAKKLGAQFDTLEAAENGKKAELTMATAKSAADTTATGLVNAYDDAKRLAMANTKAEAYLEAKMAYEKDTSNVANKQKLDTTKEAMEKDPASKDLVVKLDAAKAAATNGTPLDAVSKIDAALKTVADNRATLGATLNRLDFNVNNLKSQSASMASAASQIEDADMAKEMSEMTKFKILNEAGISMLSQANQTPQMVSKLLQ, from the coding sequence ATGAGAATTAATACAAACATTAATAGCATGCGTACTCAAGAGTACATGCGCCAAAACCAAGCAAAAATGAGTAACGCTATGGACCGTTTATCAAGCGGTAAACGTATCAACAACGCTTCTGACGATGCAGCAGGTCTTGCAATTGCAACTCGTATGCGTTCACGTGAAAGCGGTCTAAACGTAGCTGCTAACAACACACAAGACGGTATTTCTTTAATCCGTACAGCTGATTCAGCGTTAGGTTCTGTATCTAACATCTTACTTCGTATGCGTGACCTTGCTAACCAATCTGCAAACGGTACAAATACATCTGATAACCAAGCTGCAATGCAAAAAGAATTTGCAGAACTACAAAAGCAAATTACTTACATTTCAGAGAACACACAATTTAATGATAAAAACTTATTACAGTCTAATTCATCTATTAAAATTCAAACATTAGACTCTTCAGATGGTAACCAACAAATTGGTATTGATTTAAAATCTGCCTCTTTAAAATCTCTTGGAATCGAAGAATTAGCAATTGGTGCTTCTGCTAATCCACTTGCTAAAGCTACTGTTGAAGCAAGCGAAGCTTATGACAAAGCTAAAGCTGATACTGCTGCTTTTAAAACATCAATCGACACATTAGCTAATGGCGCTCCAGGTGCTGAGAAAGATGCGGCACTTTTAGTTAAAGCTTATATTGAAGCTGCACCTGCTGATAAAGCTAATAAAAAAGTTGATATGGATGCTGTTGATGCTGCTAAAAAATTAGGTGCACAATTTGACACTCTAGAAGCGGCTGAAAATGGTAAAAAAGCTGAACTTACTATGGCTACAGCTAAATCAGCAGCTGATACTACAGCTACAGGATTAGTTAACGCGTATGATGATGCTAAAAGATTAGCTATGGCTAACACTAAAGCTGAAGCATACCTTGAAGCTAAAATGGCTTATGAAAAAGACACAAGTAATGTAGCTAATAAACAAAAATTAGATACTACTAAAGAAGCAATGGAAAAAGATCCAGCTTCTAAAGACTTAGTTGTAAAATTAGATGCCGCTAAAGCCGCTGCTACAAATGGTACTCCATTAGATGCGGTAAGTAAAATTGATGCTGCATTAAAAACAGTTGCTGACAACCGTGCAACTCTAGGTGCTACATTAAACCGTCTTGACTTTAACGTAAACAACCTTAAGAGCCAATCTGCTAGCATGGCTTCAGCTGCTTCTCAAATCGAAGACGCTGACATGGCGAAAGAAATGTCTGAAATGACTAAGTTCAAAATCTTGAACGAAGCTGGTATCAGCATGCTTTCTCAAGCAAACCAAACTCCACAAATGGTTTCTAAATTATTACAATAA
- the moaC gene encoding cyclic pyranopterin monophosphate synthase MoaC, with product MSEFSHWNEEGRAKMVDISQKDISTRTAVAQSTISLSNELFEAIQSGGLKKGDPLQVAQVAGIIGAKKTADIIPMCHPILIQGTDFTFHYEKKTDGYELIIRATVKCSGKTGVEMEALTAVSIAALTFYDMCKAVDKTMVMKETYLVQKTGGKSGDFFHKVK from the coding sequence ATGAGTGAATTTTCGCACTGGAACGAAGAAGGAAGAGCTAAAATGGTTGATATTTCTCAAAAGGATATTTCAACACGCACAGCTGTTGCGCAAAGTACAATTTCTTTATCAAATGAACTATTTGAAGCAATTCAAAGTGGTGGGTTGAAAAAAGGTGATCCGCTCCAAGTAGCACAAGTTGCTGGCATAATAGGTGCTAAAAAAACAGCGGATATAATCCCGATGTGCCACCCGATATTAATCCAAGGAACAGACTTTACGTTTCATTATGAAAAGAAAACTGATGGCTATGAATTAATCATACGAGCGACAGTAAAATGCAGTGGGAAAACAGGCGTGGAAATGGAAGCATTAACTGCTGTATCAATCGCCGCCCTTACTTTTTACGATATGTGTAAAGCTGTTGATAAAACGATGGTTATGAAAGAAACATATTTAGTACAAAAAACGGGTGGGAAAAGCGGAGATTTTTTTCACAAGGTAAAATAA